The DNA window CCAGAGCGACCTCTGGCAGCGCAGCTTCGACCGCGTCTACCTCTGGCCCCTCGTCCTCGGCCTCTTCGCCCTGCGCCCCCTCCCCGTGCGCACCCTGCGCGCCTGGGCCCTCCCCGCGCTCCTCGCCACGGCCCTCGCCGCCGCCTGCACCCTGCACCTCCGCAGCGACCCCACCACCGACGCGCAGGAGTACCACTGGACCCGCGACGTCCTCGCCCGCACCCCACCCGACTGCCGCGTGCTCTACATCGGCTTCGCTGGCCGCCGAAACGCCTTCCTCCCCACCTTCGCCGCGCCGAACCGCGCCCCTGGAGCTGCCATCCGCCTCGACACCCGCAGACCCCAGTCCCTCCGCGACATCCTCGGTGAACCCCTCGGCTGCGTGCGCTACGTACGCGTCGCCATGTGCGGCAGCACCGAAGCCGCCCCGGGCTGCACCGCCATCGAACGCCAGCTCCAGCTACGACCGCTCGACCACAGCGACCACCGCGGCGTCGAGAGCTACCGCGGCTTCGACTTCGGCCCCCGTCCCCAAACCGCCCTCTTCGAGGTCACCGGCCTCCAGCCCTCCCTCGAAGACCAGCCCCCCGCAACCCCCCGCACAGACGCCCTTGCCGAGTGACCCTCCGTCCCGCTACGCCGCGTGCCCCCCCGTCCCCCCACCGTGTGACTCGATCTGCACCGCCTGACCTCCGTCGCGCTGCACCGTGGTCGACGTCCCACGAACGCCTCTGGACGAGCGCTCCCCCGACGCTCAGCGCGACCCGCTGGAAGGCAGCGCCTTCCGCAGCAGCTCGAACACGTCCTGCCGCATCTCCTGGCTGATCGAGTGGCCCACCCCTGGATAGCCCTTCAGCTCCACCTTGATCCCCCGGGCCGCGAGCGCCGCGACCGCCTCGCGCGTCGGCCCGATCGGCACCCGCGCGTCGTCCTCCCCGTGCAGCGCCACGATCGGCGGCACCCCCTTCGCATCGGCGCTCGCGGCGAGGATCGCGGGAGGCACCCACCCCCCGATCGGAAACGCCGCAGCCACCAGGTCCGGATGCCGCAGCGCCAGCGCGAACGACAGCGCTCCGCCTTGCGAGAACCCCGTCACCACCGGCTTCCCCACCGTCGGCCTCGTCGTCTCGAGGTGCCGCAGCGTGGACGCCAGCGCATCCGCGGCCTCCAGGATCCCTTGTGCCGTCTCGTCCGTCGCGAGCCCCGACTGCAGCGCGAACCACGAGAACCCATCGCCCAGTGGTGACAGCCCACGCGGCACGATGACGCGCGCAGGCCGATCGAAGCCCGCGAGCGCTCCCGCGAACGTCTCCGGCCGGTCACCTCGCCCGTGAATCGCCACCAGCATCGGCAACGGCGCGCTCGCCTCCGCGCCCCCGGTCACCACCTCCAGGTACTCGACCCTCCGGGGAGCCGCCGACGCCGCGGGCGCCGCTGACGCCCCTGCCGACGACGGCGCCGCTGCCGACGACCCCACCGACGCCACGCCCGAAGGCGCCTCCCGAGGAGCGCTCGCCCCCTCCTGCCGAGACCCGGCATCGCAACCGAGACCGACCAGCACCCCCACGATCACTGGAAGCAGGGAAGCCAGCCTCCCTCGCCCTCCAGCCCGACGCACCCTCGACACACCCTTCATCCGGGGAGGATGCCCTCCGCGTGCCCCCTCGGCCAGCCCTGTGCGCTCACCCCTCCGCGCCCACCTTGACCGACCGCCCCCGCTTTCGCTCCGCCGTGTGCCGCTTGTTGGAGAGCCTCGCCTCCACCGCACCCCGCGGAACACGCGCCTTCTTGCGCCGCACCGGCTCCACCATCGCCGCGCGCACCATCGCCCGCACCTTGTCGAAGGCGTCCTCCAGGTTGCGAGGCTGATCGCGCGTTTTCTGGCTCGTCACCTGCAGAAGCCCCTCGGCATCCAGCCGCCCCTCGGCCGCCACGCGCAGCCGCGCTCGTGCGCTTTCCGTGAGCCCCACGACGGCCTCCAGATCCACCCGCAGGTCGACCTTCGAGGACACCTTGTTGACGTTCTGGCCCCCGGGTCCCGACGCGCGCACTGCCGTCATGCGCCACGCAGTCGGAGGGATGAATACATGCTCGGAGATCTCGATGGGGCCAGTCATGGGATTCGCTCGACGGTTCTCGATGTGAAGGAAGAAAGTACCGCCGCAATGGTCCGATGACGGGCAAACGCGACGACACTCTTCTCTAGAGCATGGCGCTCGCGCCGTCGAGCCACGGAAAGCCACGGGCGCCCCGAGCGGAAGCCGTTCTCCCCCTCATCACCCCCTCTTTCCGTCATCACCCCTCAGTACGTTGCACCACGCCCCTTCGGCACGCTGGCTCACACCTGCCAGGCCTTCACGGAAGTCGTTGAAAAAGTGAAGGAATGAGGTCGATGACGGTCGGAGCGCGACCGCGCGTGTGCTCCGCCGTGCGCTGTTCACGACGTGCGCAGGGGGCGGATGTGTTCTGTCACCGCGAGAGACGACCTCATCTCCACGAAACCAGGCGAAATCCAGCGCGACCCCCTGTCTTCCCTTCTCGTGGGAATCCAGCCCCTCCAGATGGCCTCCCAGATCAGGCCGCAACGGATCGACCGTGCAGCCCAGGGCGTTCGCGTGTCGGCACGGCAATAGCAATACGAAGAAATCACTGCCGATTGACGCATCAATCACGATGCGATGGCAAAGAGGATAGCGACAATGAAGACCACGATGAAGACGGCCATGTTCGCGATGGGTGCAGCAGCCATGATGATGAGCGCCCCGGCGATGGCCGGCGGGAGCTCGGGCGGGAGCTCGGGAGGGAGTTCAGGTGGGAATTGCAGCGCATGTGATCGCGACGGCCTGATCTCGGCCCTCAACAACCTGGACGCGGAGATCTCCCAGCTCGACCTGCTCGAGAACATCAGCGACATCTACATCGTGGATACCGCCGACGTGCTCCGCGGCGGACTCCTCAACAACCTGATCTTCAACAACCTCCTGAACCTCAACATCCTGAAGATCAACCTGCTCCAGTCGGTCCTCAGCGATTTCACCCTGATCGATTTCGACGGGACCCTCATCGATGTCGGCGACATCCTGAGCAACAACGACGTGGATGTTTCCGATGTGGTGGCCGTCGACGTGCAAGACGACGATTCCGTCATCATCTGGCACAAGTGACGGTGACGCGGGACGATTGAACCCGCAATGAGCATGGCCCGGGCCCTCGCCTCCTCGGCGACGGGCCCGCACGCGTCCGGTATCGCCCGTGTCGCCAGCATCGGCACGTCGATGCCGTCGTCGAGGTCGACCCCCGTGGTCGCTGCGAGGGAAGGCTGCACGCGATCACGGTGCCCCGCGGGCACTTCTCAGCGGTGCGCACCTGTGGTGGGATCCGGGTCGCTCAGGGGGCCTGTTCCAGCACGATGAAGTACACGCCCCGCGACTACCAGAAGAGAGCCATCGAGATGGCGCGCCGGGCCATCCGGAGCGGCAAGAAGCGGCCCCTCATCGTGGCCCCGACGGGCGCCGGCAAGACGGTCATCGCGTGCGCGATCGTCGAGAGCGCCATGGAGAAAGGGAGCCGCACGCTGTTCATGGCGCACCGGCGCGAGCTCATCGAGCAGACGTCGCGCAAGCTCGACGAGATGGAGATCGATCACGGGGTCATCAAGGCCGGACACCCGCGCGTCCGGCCCGAGCTGCCCA is part of the Chondromyces crocatus genome and encodes:
- the arfB gene encoding alternative ribosome rescue aminoacyl-tRNA hydrolase ArfB; the encoded protein is MTGPIEISEHVFIPPTAWRMTAVRASGPGGQNVNKVSSKVDLRVDLEAVVGLTESARARLRVAAEGRLDAEGLLQVTSQKTRDQPRNLEDAFDKVRAMVRAAMVEPVRRKKARVPRGAVEARLSNKRHTAERKRGRSVKVGAEG
- a CDS encoding alpha/beta hydrolase → MRRAGGRGRLASLLPVIVGVLVGLGCDAGSRQEGASAPREAPSGVASVGSSAAAPSSAGASAAPAASAAPRRVEYLEVVTGGAEASAPLPMLVAIHGRGDRPETFAGALAGFDRPARVIVPRGLSPLGDGFSWFALQSGLATDETAQGILEAADALASTLRHLETTRPTVGKPVVTGFSQGGALSFALALRHPDLVAAAFPIGGWVPPAILAASADAKGVPPIVALHGEDDARVPIGPTREAVAALAARGIKVELKGYPGVGHSISQEMRQDVFELLRKALPSSGSR